In Spinacia oleracea cultivar Varoflay chromosome 5, BTI_SOV_V1, whole genome shotgun sequence, a single window of DNA contains:
- the LOC110798734 gene encoding thioredoxin-like 1-2, chloroplastic — protein MASSSCSLKPGLSVSGFTGKTIAKPKTTQQNPQIHDFKTTQNFPDLSCQFLGKSLIISEKKNQPLSPAKFSVQAQTSYCVSKAMRWWEKTLKPNMIEIHSAQHLVDELHSAGDSLVIVDFYSPGCGGCKSLHPKICQLAESNPDAIFLKVNYEELKPMCHALNIHVLPFFRFYRGAEGRVCSFSCTISTIKKFKDALAKHNTERYCSLGEAKGLEESEMIKLASIGELSLNSPIPTLANNGLLEELVLEKMDFSNPLNVTPNNAMLVT, from the exons atggcaTCTTCTTCTTGTTCATTGAAACCTGGTTTATCTGTTTCTGGTTTTACTGGAAAAACTATTGCTAAACCCAAAACCACTCAGCAAAATCCTCAAATTCATGACTTCAAAACCACCCAAAATTTCCCAGATTTGAGTTGTCAATTTCTAGGAAAATCCCTCATCATCTCAGAAAAAAAGAATCAACCACTCTCCCCTGCAAAATTCTCTGTTCAG GCACAAACATCATATTGTGTAAGCAAAGCAATGAGATGGTGGGAGAAGACATTAAAGCCTAATATGATAGAGATCCATTCAGCTCAACACCTTGTTGATGAACTACATTCTGCTGGTGATAGTCTTGTTATTGTTGATTTTTACTCTCCTGGTTGTGGTGGTTGCAAATCACTCCATCCCAAG ATATGTCAATTGGCTGAGTCAAATCCAGATGCAATTTTCCTGAAAGTTAATTATGAGGAGCTGAAACCAATGTGTCATGCATTGAATATTCATGTTCTACCTTTCTTTAGGTTTTACAGAGGGGCTGAAGGCCGTGTTTGCAGTTTCAGCTGTACCATTTCAACT ATTAAGAAATTTAAAGATGCGTTGGCTAAGCACAATACAGAAAGGTATTGTAGCCTTGGTGAAGCAAAGGGGCTAGAGGAATCTGAGATGATTAAATTGGCATCTATTGGTGAATTATCTCTAAATTCGCCCATACCGACGTTGGCTAATAATGGATTATTAGAAGAACTTGTTTTAGAGAAGATGGATTTCTCTAATCCATTGAATGTCACACCAAATAATGCAATGTTGGTtacataa
- the LOC110799565 gene encoding UDP-glycosyltransferase 86A1-like, whose amino-acid sequence MEAKNSNNKKHHAIIFPLQLQGHINPAVNFSFKLASSKNFTITFLTYDFLHQQITQARPALESHDDIFTRARNGPNGLDIRYRAISDGLPLEFDRTGKLDEYVRWYLNGGMFDQVSKAVEEIVVNSSPKVDVLIIDTFYPWASKIAKRFGLRLASFWTEPALVFNLYHHVHLLKQHGHFDCPDTRKDPIDYIPGVKSIKPHDLMSYLQDKDVSTNMHKLIFQAYQDVRSADYVLCNTVQELESDTILALQARMPFYAVGPIFPPDSPENVMPTSLWAESNCSEFLRPKPNGSVLYVSFGSLASFTKQDVMEIAYGLIESNVDFVWVLRPRTVLNEDDRLLPVGFEQVIRGRGIVVPWTNQIAVLSHPAIGGFLTHCGWNSVLESIWYRIPMLCFPVFTDQFTNRKLVVDDWKVGINFSYEVCLRRMEIAAQVKRFMSTGTRDELRANIDVVRKILGNALEADGSSSRNIDLFVKQLI is encoded by the exons atggaaGCCAAAAACTCGAATAATAAAAAGCATCATGCAATAATTTTCCCTTTACAACTTCAAGGCCACATAAATCCAGCAGTCAATTTCTCTTTCAAACTTGCTTCCTCAAAAAACTTCACTATCACTTTCTTAACCTATGATTTCCTTCACCAACAAATCACCCAAGCACGTCCTGCCCTAGAGTCCCATGACGATATTTTTACTCGAGCTCGTAATGGGCCTAATGGGCTTGATATCCGGTACCGGGCAATATCTGATGGGTTACCCTTGGAGTTTGATAGGACGGGTAAACTCGATGAGTATGTACGGTGGTACTTGAATGGTGGTATGTTTGACCAGGTGAGTAAGGCAGTTGAGGAGATTGTGGTGAATTCAAGTCCCAAAGTTGATGTGTTAATTATTGACACATTTTATCCATGGGCCTCCAAAATTGCTAAGAGGTTTGGGCTTCGGTTAGCGTCGTTTTGGACTGAGCCTGCTTTGGTCTTCAACCTTTATCATCATGTTCATTTACTTAAGCAGCATGGCCACTTTGATTGCCCTG ATACCCGGAAGGATCCAATTGATTACATACCAGGAGTAAAATCAATTAAGCCACATGACTTGATGTCATATCTCCAAGACAAAGACGTCTCAACAAACATGCATAAGCTTATTTTTCAGGCATACCAAGATGTTAGATCAGCAGATTATGTACTTTGTAACACCGTCCAAGAGCTTGAATCAGACACCATCTTAGCCTTACAAGCTCGTATGCCATTTTACGCGGTTGGACCTATTTTCCCACCCGACTCACCGGAAAACGTCATGCCCACAAGTCTATGGGCTGAGTCCAATTGTTCAGAGTTTTTAAGGCCCAAGCCCAATGGTTCAGTTTTATATGTTTCATTTGGTAGCCTTGCTAGTTTCACTAAACAAGATGTTATGGAGATTGCTTATGGTCTTATTGAAAGCAATGTTGATTTTGTTTGGGTGCTTCGCCCTCGTACCGTGCTTAATGAAGATGATCGTTTGTTGCCCGTTGGATTCGAACAAGTCATTCGTGGACGTGGGATTGTTGTTCCTTGGACTAATCAGATCGCGGTTTTATCCCATCCTGCCATTGGTGGATTCCTAACACATTGTGGGTGGAACTCTGTGTTAGAAAGTATATGGTACAGAATTCCAATGCTGTGTTTTCCAGTGTTTACTGATCAATTCACTAATCGGAAATTAGTGGTTGATGATTGGAAAGTTGGGATTAATTTCAGCTATGAAGTATGCTTAAGAAGGATGGAAATCGCGGCACAAGTTAAGAGATTTATGAGTACAGGAACAAGAGATGAACTGAGGGCAAACATTGATGTTGTAAGGAAAATATTAGGAAATGCATTAGAAGCAGATGGATCTTCAAGCAGAAATATAGACCTATTTGTTAAACAATTGATTTAG
- the LOC110799572 gene encoding 11S globulin seed storage protein 2 encodes MENMSLVPLELPQKLVDGEGGSYYAWNDTVFPFLGAGQVSGGLLIMKPGGFAIPHYADCSKIGYVVQGTDGAAGMIYPESTEEKVVKLKKGDAIVVPSGTVSWWFNAGHDELKIIFLGETQNATIPGTFTYGLLAGAIGILKGFSSETISKAYDISNEQANKLVNTQKEALMFKLVDEGITMPKPSSNTQHLTFEFDKNAPNVHVEKGGYINFLTGEKHSPLEGIKLSGKLLKLEPNATLGPTYYAKDSGIELTYVIKGSGSVRVVGLNGQVVLDTKLEAGQLFVVPKFHVAAIDADNEGIECFSIVTTSKPILAHVAGKMSPWKALSPQVLQVSLNVSSEFSELFMDKIHTTTIIMPPN; translated from the exons ATGGAAAATATGAGTTTGGTGCCATTAGAGTTGCCACAAAAGCTTGTTGATGGAGAAGGGGGAAGCTACTATGCATGGAACGACAccgttttcccttttcttgggGCAGGCCAAGTTAGTGGTGGTTTGCTTATTATGAAGCCTGGTGGATTTGCTATCCCTCATTATGCAGATTGCAGTAAGATTGGCTATGTTGTCCAAG GTACTGATGGTGCTGCTGGAATGATATACCCCGAGTCCACAGAAGAGAAAGTGGTAAAGCTCAAAAAAGGAGATGCAATAGTTGTCCCAAGTGGAACAGTCTCATGGTGGTTCAATGCTGGACATGATGAactcaaaatcatattcttGGGTGAAACTCAGAATGCTACTATCCCTGGTACTTTTACTTACGGCCTTCTCGCCGGAGCAATTGGAATACTGAAAGGTTTTTCATCTGAAACCATTAGCAAAGCTTATGACATTAGCAACGAACAAGCAAATAAGCTAGTCAATACCCAAAAAGAAGCTTTAATGTTCAAGCTTGTAGATGAGGGGATAACCATGCCTAAACCATCCAGTAATACCCAACATTTAACCTTTGAATTCGACAAGAATGCACCAAACGTTCATGTTGAAAAGGGGGGTTATATCAATTTTTTAACTGGTGAAAAACATTCACCTCTTGAAGGGATTAAGCTTAGTGGTAAGTTGTTGAAGCTTGAACCAAATGCAACTTTAGGACCAACTTATTATGCTAAGGATTCAGGGATTGAGCTCACTTATGTTATTAAAGGAAGCGGTTCTGTTCGAGTTGTTGGGTTGAATGGACAAGTTGTATTGGACACCAAGTTGGAGGCTGGTCAATTATTTGTTGTCCCAAAGTTTCATGTGGCTGCCATTGATGCTGATAATGAGGGGATTGAGTGTTTCTCCATTGTCACAACTTCCAA GCCTATACTTGCTCATGTAGCCGGGAAGATGTCACCATGGAAAGCCTTGTCTCCTCAAGTACTACAAGTTTCTCTCAATGTCAGTTCCGAGTTCAGCGAGCTGTTCATGGACAAGATACACACAACCACCATCATCATGCCACCAAATTAA
- the LOC130461313 gene encoding uncharacterized protein has protein sequence MATSLIHDLNFSRNDWKIKVRVSRLIDVVNFRKQNSLISLDMVLIDEEHFRPKLTEEKIYTIRYFSVQPNKEQYRIVGDNKIMIQFFQNTVVRAVGNIDKIPLHQFDCVQLQHLNKFVKNYSLPDVVGMVVNEVGDSIEIEDQWGQRAQLKIWSNGFAEYSQQRTQLGDSTKPFAIVVTSTMVKEFLGFSPIISRIWQIKM, from the exons ATGGCTACTTCTTTGATCCATGATTTAAATTTCAGTAGGAACGACTGGAAAATTAAAGTTCGTGTTTCCCGCTTGATTGATGTGGTGAACTTCCGCAAACaaaatagtttaattagtttgGACATGGTTCTCATCGACGAAGAG CACTTTCGTCCAAAATTAACTGAGGAAAAAATCTACACAATCAGATATTTTTCGGTCCAACCTAATAAGGAACAATACCGTATTGTTGGCGACAACAAGATAATGATacaattttttcaaaataccgttGTTAGGGCCGTTGGGAATATAGATAAGATTCCATTGCATCAATTTGATTGTGTACAATTACAACACTTGAATAAGTTTGTTAAAAACTACTCACTTCCTG aTGTCGTTGGTATGGTTGTGAATGAAGTTGGAGATTCTATCGAAATAGAAGACCAATG GGGACAACGAGCCCAATTAAAAATTTGGAGCAACGGTTTTGCTGAATACTCCCAACAAAGAACCCAACTTGGTGATTCTACTAAGCCTTTTGCTATAGTTGTTACGTCTACCATGGTAAAAGAATTTTTAG GTTTTTCACCGATTATCAGCCGGATTTGGCAGATAAAAATGTAG
- the LOC110798747 gene encoding photosynthetic NDH subunit of subcomplex B 4, chloroplastic has translation MVEAMMSFTLSKPISPLHSLNSNTINNNSPKLVLKPCSISNFGNNQVEKRGRGNAGKVKVSLAEWPLMAVLVEHVEGQRDLITHKSIWHLSDAAIKNVYLFYMMFTCWGCCVFGAAKDPYYDSEQYRGDGGDGTGHWVYEKQEDIEEAGRAALWREELIEEIELKVGSLRELEDSARKEELLK, from the exons ATGGTTGAGGCTATGATGAGTTTCACCTTATCCAAGCCCATATCTCCACTCCACTCACTAAATTCAAACACCATTAACAACAACTCTCCTAAATTAGTG CTTAAACCATGTTCAATCTCCAACTTCGGCAACAACCAG GTTGAAAAAAGAGGAAGGGGTAATGCTGGGAAAGTAAAAGTTAGTTTAGCAGAATGGCCTTTGATGGCAGTTCTAGTTGAGCATGTTGAAGGACAAAGAGACCTCATTACCCACAAATCAATTTGGCATCTTAGTGATGCTGCCATCAAGAATGTTT ACCTTTTCTATATGATGTTCACTTGTTGGGGATGTTGTGTCTTTGGTGCTGCTAAA GATCCATACTATGATTCAGAACAATATAGGGGAGATGGAGGAGATGGAACTGGGCACTGGGTCTATGAGAAG CAAGAAGACATTGAGGAAGCTGGAAGAGCAGCATTATGGCGCGAAGAGCTAATTGAAGAGATTGAGCTTAAAGTTGGTAGCTTAAGAGAGTTGGAGGATTCTGCTCGCAAAGAGGAGCTTCTTAAATGA
- the LOC110799581 gene encoding 2-hydroxy-palmitic acid dioxygenase MPO1: MGLFDLEKNFAFYGAYHSNPVNIFIHMLFVWPIFYTGLMLLYYVPMLFFPNFASFYTIIYAISYVGMDKKSGFVAAILCFICWIGASASASHLGYSLTWKVVLAAQLICWSAQFLGHGVFEKRAPALLDNLVQAFLMAPFFVLLEALHQFFGYEPYPGFYTKVNAMVDAEIKEWKEKKQKKSS, translated from the exons ATGGGGTTGTTTGATCTTGAAAAGAATTTTGCATTTTATGGCGCATATCACAGCAACCCAGTTAACATTTTCATTCATATGTTGTTTGTTTGGCCAATTTTTTACACTGGGCTTATGCTGTTATACTATGTTCCCATGctgtttttccccaattttgcATCATTTTACACTATAATATATGCTATTTCCTATGTGGGTATGGATAAAAAATCTGGGTTTGTGGCTGCAATTCTCTGTTTCATCTGTTGGATTGGAGCTTCTGCTTCTGCTAGCCATCTTGGGTATTCTTTAACTTGGAAG GTTGTTTTAGCAGCTCAGTTGATTTGTTGGTCCGCACAGTTCCTTGGTCATGGAGTATTTGAG AAACGAGCACCTGCTCTTCTGGATAATCTCGTACAAGCTTTCTTGATGGCTCCTTTTTTTGTGTTGCTTGAG GCTCTTCATCAGTTCTTCGGGTATGAGCCATATCCAGGATTTTACACAAAGGTGAATGCTATGGTGGATGCTGAAATTAAAGAATGGAAAGagaagaaacaaaagaaatcaTCTTAA